A single region of the Streptomyces sp. NBC_00425 genome encodes:
- a CDS encoding ATP-dependent Clp protease proteolytic subunit, translating into MQRPSARHVLPEFTERTSSGHRTMDPYAKLLEERIVFLGTPVDDVSANDVMAQFMYLEHKDPDRDIALYINSPGGSFSAMTALYDTIRYITCDVSTTCLGQAGTSAAVLLAAGTPGKRFTLPGARMTIRQPSLPEPAEGQVGDLVIQAEELARTRAALEEMLVRHTGRTPEQVTADIERDTFLSAPQAVEYGLVDGIVPSRRASSGAQGGR; encoded by the coding sequence ATGCAGCGACCGTCCGCCCGCCATGTCCTGCCCGAGTTCACCGAACGGACGAGCTCGGGGCACCGCACGATGGATCCGTACGCGAAGCTGCTGGAGGAGCGGATCGTCTTCCTGGGCACCCCGGTCGACGACGTCTCGGCGAACGACGTCATGGCCCAGTTCATGTACCTCGAGCACAAGGACCCGGACCGGGACATCGCGCTGTACATCAACTCCCCCGGCGGCTCGTTCAGTGCGATGACGGCCCTGTACGACACGATCCGGTACATCACCTGTGACGTGTCGACGACCTGTCTGGGGCAGGCGGGCACGTCGGCTGCGGTCCTGCTGGCCGCGGGCACGCCGGGCAAGCGGTTCACCCTGCCGGGGGCGCGGATGACGATCCGCCAGCCCTCGCTGCCCGAGCCCGCCGAGGGGCAGGTCGGTGACCTGGTCATCCAGGCCGAGGAACTGGCGCGCACCCGTGCGGCCCTGGAGGAGATGCTCGTGCGCCACACCGGGCGGACGCCGGAGCAGGTGACCGCGGACATCGAGCGGGACACGTTCCTCTCCGCCCCGCAGGCGGTGGAGTACGGCCTGGTGGACGGCATCGTCCCGAGCCGCAGGGCTTCCTCCGGGGCACAGGGCGGGAGGTGA
- a CDS encoding C40 family peptidase, translating into MTALNRVPSLMARAGTASAFAIAAVGGTVVVPGLAPDAAAATPATKALQVAASKKGAPYKYGATGPKRFDCSGLTLYSFKKAGKSLPRTAAQQYNKTKHISASSRKAGDLVFFHSGSNVYHVGIYAGKGKIWHSPKTGDVVKLQKIWTKSVWYGRVR; encoded by the coding sequence ATGACTGCGCTCAATCGTGTCCCGTCGCTCATGGCCCGGGCCGGTACGGCCTCGGCGTTCGCCATCGCCGCCGTGGGCGGCACGGTCGTGGTCCCGGGGCTCGCTCCGGACGCCGCGGCCGCCACACCGGCGACGAAGGCGCTTCAGGTCGCGGCCTCCAAGAAGGGTGCACCGTACAAGTACGGGGCCACCGGGCCGAAGAGGTTCGACTGCTCGGGGCTCACGCTGTACTCGTTCAAGAAGGCGGGCAAGAGCCTGCCGCGGACGGCGGCCCAGCAGTACAACAAGACGAAGCACATTTCGGCGTCCAGCCGCAAGGCGGGCGACCTGGTGTTCTTCCACTCGGGGTCGAACGTGTACCACGTCGGGATCTACGCGGGCAAGGGCAAGATCTGGCACTCGCCGAAGACCGGGGACGTGGTGAAGCTGCAGAAGATCTGGACCAAGAGCGTCTGGTACGGCCGGGTCCGCTAG
- a CDS encoding adenosylmethionine--8-amino-7-oxononanoate transaminase, whose amino-acid sequence MPEPSPLAVPELLELDRRHVWHPYGPMPGRAEPLVVESASGVRLRMADGSGELVDGMSSWWSAIHGYNHPVLNDAVREQLGRMSHVMFGGLTHEPAVRLAKLLVDMSPDGLEHVFLADSGSVSVEVAVKMCLQYWRSSGRPAKSRLLTWRGGYHGDTWQPMSVCDPDGGMHDLWTGVLPRQVFVDEPPAEYDEAYADQLRAAVERHADELAAVIVEPVVQGAGGMRFHSPGYLRVLREACDAHDVLLVFDEIATGFGRTGALFAAEHAAVTPDVMCVGKALTGGYLTMAATLCTSRVADGISRGEVPVLAHGPTFMGNPLAAAVACASIELLLGQDWLAEVKRIESGLREGLAPASRLPGVRDVRVLGAVGVVQLDHEVDMRAATAAAVREGVWLRPFRDLVYTMPPYVTADADVARIARAVCAAAREG is encoded by the coding sequence ATGCCTGAGCCGTCCCCGCTCGCGGTGCCGGAGCTGCTGGAGCTCGACCGGCGGCATGTGTGGCATCCCTACGGTCCGATGCCCGGCCGGGCCGAACCGCTCGTCGTGGAGTCGGCGAGCGGGGTCCGGCTGCGGATGGCGGACGGCTCGGGCGAGCTGGTCGACGGCATGTCGTCCTGGTGGTCCGCCATCCACGGCTACAACCACCCGGTGCTCAACGACGCCGTGCGCGAGCAGCTGGGACGGATGAGCCACGTCATGTTCGGCGGGCTCACCCACGAGCCCGCCGTTCGGCTGGCGAAACTCCTTGTCGACATGTCGCCCGACGGTCTCGAGCATGTGTTCCTCGCCGACTCGGGTTCGGTGTCGGTCGAGGTCGCCGTGAAGATGTGCCTGCAGTACTGGCGTTCGTCGGGCCGTCCGGCGAAGAGCCGCCTGCTGACCTGGCGCGGCGGCTACCACGGCGACACCTGGCAGCCCATGTCGGTCTGCGACCCCGACGGCGGGATGCACGACCTGTGGACCGGGGTGCTGCCCCGGCAGGTCTTCGTGGACGAGCCCCCCGCGGAGTACGACGAGGCGTACGCCGATCAGCTGCGCGCCGCCGTCGAACGGCACGCCGACGAGCTGGCCGCGGTCATCGTGGAGCCGGTGGTGCAGGGCGCGGGCGGGATGCGGTTCCACTCCCCCGGGTATCTGCGGGTGCTGCGCGAGGCGTGCGACGCGCACGACGTGCTGCTGGTGTTCGACGAGATCGCGACCGGATTCGGCCGTACGGGCGCGCTGTTCGCGGCGGAGCACGCCGCGGTCACCCCGGATGTGATGTGCGTCGGCAAGGCTCTGACCGGCGGCTATCTGACGATGGCGGCGACACTGTGCACCTCCCGGGTGGCCGACGGGATCTCGCGGGGCGAGGTACCGGTGCTGGCCCACGGCCCGACGTTCATGGGCAACCCCCTCGCCGCGGCCGTCGCCTGCGCCTCGATCGAGCTGCTGCTCGGACAGGACTGGCTCGCGGAGGTCAAGCGGATCGAGTCGGGGCTGCGGGAGGGCCTCGCGCCGGCCTCGCGGCTCCCGGGCGTGCGGGACGTGCGGGTTCTCGGCGCCGTCGGCGTGGTCCAGCTCGACCACGAGGTGGACATGCGGGCCGCCACCGCGGCGGCCGTGCGCGAGGGCGTCTGGCTGCGTCCGTTCCGCGATCTCGTCTACACGATGCCGCCGTACGTCACCGCGGACGCGGACGTGGCACGGATCGCGCGCGCGGTGTGCGCCGCGGCGCGGGAGGGATGA
- the bioD gene encoding dethiobiotin synthase → MPILVITGTGTEVGKTVTTAAVAAAALAAGRSVAVLKAAQTGVAPDEPGDAEEVARLAGALTAVEVARFPEPLAPATAARRAGLAPVRPNDVAEAARKLAAEHDLVLVEGAGGLLVRFDEAGGTLADAARLLRAPVLVVSSAGLGTLNTTELTARELRSRGLELLGVVIGDWPDSPDLAMRCNVTDLPEVAGAPLLGALPTGVGALAPADFRASAPGWLAPRLDGAWDADAFRVRAAD, encoded by the coding sequence ATGCCGATCCTGGTGATCACGGGGACGGGCACGGAGGTCGGCAAGACGGTCACGACGGCGGCGGTCGCCGCGGCGGCGCTGGCGGCGGGCCGGTCGGTGGCCGTGCTGAAGGCGGCGCAGACCGGCGTGGCGCCGGACGAGCCGGGGGACGCCGAGGAGGTCGCGCGGCTGGCGGGCGCGCTCACCGCGGTCGAAGTCGCCCGCTTCCCCGAGCCGTTGGCTCCCGCGACGGCGGCGCGGCGGGCGGGCCTCGCGCCCGTACGCCCGAACGACGTGGCGGAGGCCGCGCGGAAACTGGCGGCAGAGCACGACCTGGTGCTCGTCGAGGGGGCGGGCGGGCTGCTCGTGCGGTTCGACGAGGCGGGCGGAACGCTGGCCGACGCCGCTCGGCTGCTGCGGGCGCCGGTGCTGGTGGTGTCCTCGGCGGGGCTGGGCACGCTGAACACGACGGAGCTCACGGCTCGCGAACTGCGTTCGCGTGGGCTGGAGTTGCTGGGCGTGGTCATCGGCGACTGGCCGGACTCGCCCGACCTGGCGATGCGTTGCAACGTCACCGACCTGCCGGAGGTCGCCGGGGCCCCGCTGCTGGGGGCGCTGCCGACGGGTGTGGGGGCGCTGGCGCCCGCCGACTTCCGCGCGTCGGCCCCGGGTTGGCTGGCTCCCCGTCTCGACGGGGCGTGGGACGCCGACGCGTTCCGCGTACGGGCTGCGGACTGA
- a CDS encoding ATP-binding protein — protein MADHLEASVTLPSDPASVSTARAFVAGALGEWGLPADAEAADTVRLIVSELATNAVQHTFGQSPTFTVDLVLDRDERLSIGVTDSHPRFPQRLPAAVQQDNGRGMVIIRWLTAEAGGRLRVRPTREGGKTVIVELPWTVPAAEPAAGVLAVPADGELPGR, from the coding sequence ATGGCAGATCACCTGGAAGCATCCGTCACTCTGCCGAGCGATCCCGCCTCGGTCTCCACGGCCCGTGCCTTCGTGGCCGGCGCCCTCGGCGAATGGGGCCTGCCGGCGGACGCCGAGGCGGCCGACACCGTCCGCCTGATCGTCTCGGAACTCGCCACCAACGCCGTGCAGCACACCTTCGGCCAGTCACCCACGTTCACGGTGGACCTCGTCCTCGACCGCGACGAACGTCTGAGCATCGGCGTCACCGACAGTCACCCGCGCTTCCCGCAACGACTGCCGGCCGCCGTCCAGCAGGACAACGGCCGAGGCATGGTGATCATTCGCTGGCTGACCGCGGAGGCCGGCGGCAGACTCAGAGTGCGGCCCACCCGGGAGGGCGGCAAGACGGTCATCGTCGAGCTCCCGTGGACCGTCCCGGCGGCTGAGCCGGCTGCCGGAGTCCTGGCGGTCCCGGCGGACGGCGAGCTCCCGGGGCGATGA
- a CDS encoding urease subunit gamma codes for MQLTPHEQERLLIHVAADVAERRRARGLKLNHPEAVALITSHILEGARDGRTVAELMSSGRKLLTRDDVMEGIPEMIHDVQVEATFPDGTKLVTVHDPIV; via the coding sequence GTGCAACTGACCCCGCACGAGCAGGAGAGGCTGCTGATCCATGTGGCGGCAGACGTCGCCGAGCGGCGCCGGGCCCGCGGGCTGAAGCTCAACCACCCCGAGGCGGTGGCCCTCATCACCTCGCACATTCTCGAGGGCGCGCGGGACGGTCGTACGGTCGCCGAGCTCATGTCCTCCGGCCGCAAACTGCTCACCCGCGACGACGTCATGGAGGGCATCCCCGAGATGATCCACGACGTCCAGGTCGAGGCCACCTTCCCCGACGGCACCAAGCTCGTCACCGTCCACGACCCGATCGTCTGA
- a CDS encoding urease subunit beta has protein sequence MIPGEILFADEPVVYNEGRAVTRLTVLNAADRPVQVGSHYHFAEANPGLDFDRAAAHGRRLNVAAGTAVRFEPGIPVEVELVPLAGDRIVPGLRGETGGALDA, from the coding sequence ATGATTCCCGGAGAGATCCTCTTCGCCGACGAGCCGGTCGTGTACAACGAGGGCCGTGCGGTCACCCGGCTCACCGTGCTCAACGCCGCCGACCGGCCCGTCCAGGTCGGCTCCCACTACCACTTCGCCGAGGCCAACCCGGGCCTCGACTTCGACCGCGCCGCCGCGCACGGCAGGCGGTTGAACGTCGCCGCCGGCACCGCTGTGCGCTTCGAGCCGGGGATTCCCGTCGAGGTCGAACTCGTGCCCCTGGCGGGCGACCGGATCGTGCCCGGACTGCGCGGGGAGACCGGAGGTGCCCTCGATGCCTGA
- a CDS encoding helix-turn-helix transcriptional regulator → MCVVTPVNPPPLDRTSPPRPPDAGPRPVAALPEGVRVRALRLVHGDPRAAAELAARLTERQAAGLDPLPTDPAEQAPDVLRAHRREVRALPDDTRLLLLLAAADQYPVATHAFLRAVAAARLDTRPLEAAETAGLAYATAGGVGFRDAWTRIAAYETAAPDDRRDVHRLLARVLHDAAELPRRSWHRGAAALGPSGRLAVELATAADRARTAADPALAAALAERAAVLCPAPRERSRLLAHAATDAWNAGDADRSRALAARTDADALTGILALRTGHAAEAFDALLTGTAAGADPAPLLARATEAAVYTGDLRRCREAVAAARRLGVAPPGVLGGIAAAVDGRYEDARDLLEATAGRCGPGGDPTDLLHAGVAALMLGDHPRAATATVRAAAAARTRGLTSLVPQALEFRAYADFWTGRPRAAEAAALDALRQAHATGQDNGACHLQAALAMFAALTGDGDLCRRRAAAARSHALAHGLGLPAALAQWALAFLDLGTGRYGPAAARLRALAALGPGHGHRAVRHSATPHYVEAAVRTGDTRVARAAHADYDRWARAVRSPDELALSARCRALLTPGADALDHYRTALELHAEGARPFEHARTELLFGSALRRLRHRAEARDRLHSAREAFESFGAPHCAEAARAELRALGAPATAARGADSPAVLLTAQQFLIARMAAEGATNREIAVRLALSHRTIDHHLRGVFNRLGIRSRIELVRLIAQADAQGTGASSGPPQDRGVPDDVRPSGP, encoded by the coding sequence ATGTGTGTGGTGACTCCGGTGAACCCCCCACCTCTGGACCGCACTTCGCCACCGAGGCCCCCGGACGCGGGTCCGCGCCCGGTCGCCGCGCTGCCCGAAGGCGTCCGGGTGCGCGCCCTGCGTCTCGTGCACGGCGACCCGCGCGCCGCCGCCGAACTCGCGGCCCGGCTCACCGAACGGCAGGCGGCCGGCCTCGACCCCCTGCCCACCGACCCGGCCGAGCAGGCCCCGGACGTCCTGCGCGCCCACCGCCGGGAGGTCCGCGCCCTGCCCGACGACACCCGGCTGCTGCTCCTGCTCGCCGCCGCCGACCAGTACCCGGTGGCCACCCACGCCTTCCTGCGCGCCGTCGCCGCCGCCCGGCTCGACACCCGGCCGCTGGAGGCCGCCGAGACGGCCGGACTGGCGTACGCCACGGCGGGCGGCGTCGGCTTCCGCGACGCCTGGACCCGCATCGCCGCCTACGAGACGGCGGCCCCGGACGACCGGCGTGACGTCCACCGGCTGCTGGCCCGCGTCCTGCACGACGCCGCCGAACTGCCCCGCCGCTCCTGGCACCGGGGCGCCGCCGCGCTGGGTCCCTCCGGACGGCTCGCCGTGGAGCTGGCCACCGCGGCCGACCGGGCCCGCACTGCCGCCGACCCCGCCCTGGCCGCCGCCCTCGCGGAACGCGCCGCCGTCCTCTGCCCGGCCCCCCGGGAACGCTCCCGCCTGCTCGCCCACGCGGCGACCGACGCCTGGAACGCCGGCGACGCCGACCGCTCCCGCGCCCTGGCCGCCCGCACCGACGCCGACGCCCTCACCGGCATCCTCGCCCTGCGCACCGGCCACGCCGCCGAGGCGTTCGACGCGCTGCTGACGGGCACCGCTGCCGGCGCCGACCCGGCGCCCCTGCTGGCCCGTGCCACCGAAGCCGCCGTCTACACCGGCGACCTGCGGCGCTGCCGGGAGGCGGTGGCGGCGGCCCGGCGGCTCGGCGTCGCGCCACCGGGGGTGCTGGGCGGGATCGCCGCCGCCGTCGACGGACGCTACGAGGACGCCCGCGACCTGCTGGAGGCGACCGCGGGCAGATGCGGCCCCGGCGGAGACCCCACCGATCTGCTGCACGCCGGCGTCGCCGCCCTGATGCTCGGCGACCACCCCCGGGCCGCCACCGCCACCGTCCGGGCGGCGGCCGCCGCCCGGACGCGCGGGCTCACCTCTCTCGTCCCGCAGGCGCTGGAGTTCCGCGCCTACGCCGACTTCTGGACCGGTCGACCGCGCGCCGCCGAAGCCGCCGCCCTGGACGCGTTACGGCAGGCCCACGCCACCGGGCAGGACAACGGCGCCTGTCATCTGCAGGCCGCCCTCGCCATGTTCGCCGCGCTCACCGGAGACGGCGACCTGTGCCGCAGGCGCGCCGCGGCGGCCCGTTCCCACGCCCTCGCCCACGGCCTGGGCCTGCCCGCCGCGCTCGCCCAATGGGCGCTCGCCTTCCTCGACCTCGGCACCGGGCGCTACGGACCCGCCGCGGCCCGGCTGCGCGCCCTCGCCGCCCTCGGACCCGGACACGGCCACCGCGCAGTCCGCCACTCGGCGACCCCGCACTATGTCGAGGCCGCCGTGCGCACCGGCGACACGCGCGTCGCCCGCGCCGCGCACGCCGACTACGACCGGTGGGCCCGAGCCGTCCGCAGCCCCGACGAACTGGCCCTCAGCGCACGCTGCCGCGCCCTGCTGACCCCGGGAGCCGACGCCCTGGACCACTACCGCACCGCGCTCGAACTGCACGCCGAGGGCGCCCGCCCCTTCGAACACGCCCGCACGGAGCTGCTGTTCGGCAGCGCACTGCGCCGACTCCGCCACCGTGCGGAGGCCCGCGACCGGCTGCACAGCGCCCGGGAGGCGTTCGAATCCTTCGGCGCACCGCACTGCGCCGAAGCGGCCCGGGCCGAACTCCGCGCCCTCGGCGCCCCCGCGACCGCGGCCCGTGGGGCGGACAGTCCGGCCGTCCTGCTGACGGCCCAGCAGTTCCTGATCGCCAGGATGGCCGCCGAGGGCGCGACGAACCGGGAGATCGCCGTCCGTCTCGCCCTCAGCCATCGCACGATCGACCACCATCTGCGCGGCGTCTTCAACCGGCTGGGCATCCGCTCCCGCATCGAACTCGTCCGGCTGATCGCCCAGGCCGACGCCCAGGGGACGGGGGCGTCGTCCGGTCCACCGCAGGACCGAGGCGTCCCGGACGACGTCCGCCCCTCGGGTCCATGA
- a CDS encoding DUF397 domain-containing protein gives MSAVPRNVPSRTDPDRLPQMRWRRSSYSTGANNCVETARPDHGPWAGLLAVRDSKDPAGPALLFSPESWTGFTAALRRPRRT, from the coding sequence ATGTCCGCAGTACCGCGGAACGTACCTTCCCGTACCGATCCCGACCGGCTCCCGCAGATGCGGTGGCGGCGCAGCAGCTACAGCACCGGAGCCAACAACTGCGTCGAGACCGCCCGGCCGGACCACGGCCCCTGGGCCGGTCTGCTCGCCGTACGCGACTCCAAGGACCCGGCCGGCCCCGCCCTGCTCTTCTCCCCCGAGAGCTGGACGGGCTTCACCGCCGCGCTGCGCCGACCACGCCGCACCTGA
- a CDS encoding 8-amino-7-oxononanoate synthase, whose amino-acid sequence MAFGWIDEQAELRRRAGLVRTLRPRPADSPLLDLASNDYLGLARHLEVVEGAAAAARTWGGGATGSRLVTGTTELHGDLERELADFCGFEAALVFSSGYAANLAAVTALAPHGSLIVSDAGNHASLIDGCRLARGAVQVVGHADPEAVRKALDAHEGPAVAVSDAVFSVDGDAAPLAGLAAACREHGAGLVVDDAHGLGVLGDGGRGTAHAAGLAGAPDVVVTLTLSKSLGSQGGAVLGPARVIEHLVNAARTFIFDTGLAPAAAGAALAALRLLRREPGRAARARAVAGELHARLTAAGLEAVRPDAAVVSVRAPSPEEALQWAADCRTAGLAVGCFRPPSVPDGISRLRLTARADLSGAELERAVRVIGETRP is encoded by the coding sequence ATGGCGTTCGGCTGGATCGACGAGCAGGCGGAGCTGCGCCGCCGGGCCGGACTCGTACGGACCCTGCGGCCGCGTCCGGCCGACTCGCCGCTGCTCGACCTCGCGAGCAACGACTACCTGGGTCTGGCCCGCCATCTTGAGGTCGTCGAGGGCGCCGCGGCCGCCGCCCGCACCTGGGGCGGCGGCGCCACCGGCTCCCGCCTCGTCACCGGCACCACCGAGCTGCACGGCGACCTGGAGCGGGAGCTGGCGGACTTCTGCGGCTTCGAGGCGGCCCTGGTCTTCTCCTCCGGTTACGCGGCGAACCTCGCCGCCGTCACCGCGCTGGCCCCGCACGGCTCGCTGATCGTCTCCGACGCGGGCAACCACGCCTCGCTCATCGACGGCTGCCGGCTGGCCCGCGGGGCCGTCCAGGTCGTCGGCCACGCCGACCCGGAGGCCGTGCGCAAGGCGCTCGACGCCCACGAGGGCCCGGCCGTCGCCGTCTCCGACGCGGTCTTCTCGGTCGACGGCGACGCGGCCCCGCTGGCCGGCCTCGCCGCCGCCTGCCGGGAGCACGGCGCCGGACTCGTCGTCGACGACGCCCACGGACTGGGCGTGCTCGGCGACGGCGGCCGGGGGACCGCGCACGCGGCCGGTCTCGCCGGCGCCCCCGACGTCGTCGTGACGCTCACGCTGTCCAAGTCGCTCGGCAGCCAGGGGGGAGCCGTGCTGGGGCCCGCGCGGGTCATCGAGCATCTCGTGAACGCGGCCCGCACGTTCATCTTCGACACGGGCCTGGCCCCGGCGGCGGCGGGCGCCGCGCTGGCGGCCCTGCGGCTGCTGCGCCGGGAGCCCGGGCGCGCGGCACGCGCGCGTGCGGTGGCGGGGGAACTCCACGCCCGGCTGACGGCCGCGGGCCTGGAAGCGGTGCGTCCCGACGCGGCGGTCGTCTCGGTGCGTGCGCCGTCCCCGGAGGAGGCTCTGCAGTGGGCGGCGGACTGCCGGACGGCAGGCCTGGCCGTGGGCTGCTTCCGTCCTCCTTCCGTGCCCGACGGAATCTCACGCCTGAGGCTCACCGCCCGTGCGGACCTCTCCGGGGCCGAGCTGGAACGCGCTGTGCGGGTGATCGGCGAGACGCGACCGTGA
- a CDS encoding type II toxin-antitoxin system Phd/YefM family antitoxin — protein MAYEIPVTQARAELAELINRVVYGGERVVVTRHGKPLVALVSAADLERLDELDRPAEEPVIRSVSAVREVASAPREQQRFGIAAEHRGAGPS, from the coding sequence ATGGCCTACGAGATTCCGGTGACGCAAGCCAGGGCTGAACTCGCCGAGCTGATCAACCGCGTGGTGTACGGCGGTGAGCGCGTCGTCGTGACCCGGCACGGCAAACCCCTCGTCGCCCTCGTCTCCGCCGCCGACCTGGAGCGACTGGACGAGCTGGACCGTCCGGCGGAGGAACCGGTGATCCGCTCCGTCTCCGCCGTGCGCGAGGTCGCCTCCGCTCCCCGTGAACAGCAGCGGTTCGGGATCGCCGCGGAGCACCGGGGGGCCGGCCCGTCGTAG
- the bioB gene encoding biotin synthase BioB encodes MDLLNTLVDKGLRRELPTREEALAVLATSDDDVMDVVAAAGKVRRHWFGRRVKLNYLVNLKSGLCPEDCSYCSQRLGSTAGILKYTWLKPDEASQAAAAGLAGGAKRVCLVASGRGPTDRDVDRVSDTIKAIKEQNEGVEVCACLGLLSDGQAERLREAGADAYNHNLNTSESTYGDITTTHTYADRVDTVTKAHAAGLSACSGLIAGMGETDEDLVDVVYSLRELDPDSVPVNFLIPVEGTPLAKEWNLTPQRCLRILAMVRFVCPDVEVRIAGGREVHLRTMQPLALHLANSIFLGDYLTTEGQAGKADLEMIADAGFEVEGAEQVTLPEHRATAGGGCGSHESGGCGSEGSAGCGSHEGSGCGSHEGGGVCGSVPAATAASAAPAAAASAGEARTDLVAVRRRGAGTDLAPNA; translated from the coding sequence ATGGACCTGCTGAACACGCTGGTGGACAAGGGGCTTCGGCGCGAGCTGCCGACCCGCGAGGAGGCTCTGGCCGTCCTCGCCACTTCCGACGACGACGTGATGGACGTGGTGGCCGCGGCCGGGAAGGTGCGCCGGCACTGGTTCGGACGACGGGTGAAGCTCAACTACCTCGTCAACCTCAAGTCGGGCCTGTGCCCCGAGGACTGTTCGTACTGCTCCCAGCGGCTGGGCTCGACGGCCGGCATCCTGAAGTACACCTGGCTCAAGCCCGACGAGGCCTCGCAGGCCGCCGCCGCCGGTCTGGCGGGCGGCGCCAAGCGGGTCTGCCTGGTGGCGTCCGGGCGCGGGCCGACGGACCGGGACGTCGACCGGGTCTCCGACACCATCAAGGCGATCAAGGAACAGAACGAGGGCGTCGAGGTGTGCGCCTGTCTGGGTCTGCTCTCCGACGGCCAGGCCGAGCGGCTGCGCGAGGCGGGCGCCGACGCCTACAACCACAACCTCAACACGTCGGAGTCCACGTACGGGGACATCACGACCACGCACACCTACGCCGACCGGGTGGACACCGTCACCAAGGCGCACGCGGCGGGCCTGTCGGCCTGCTCGGGTCTGATCGCCGGCATGGGCGAGACGGACGAGGACCTGGTGGACGTCGTCTACTCGCTGCGCGAGCTGGACCCGGACTCGGTGCCGGTCAACTTCCTCATCCCGGTCGAGGGCACCCCGCTGGCCAAGGAGTGGAACCTCACCCCGCAGCGCTGCCTGCGGATCCTGGCCATGGTGCGGTTCGTCTGCCCGGACGTCGAGGTGCGCATCGCGGGCGGGCGCGAGGTCCATCTGCGCACGATGCAGCCGCTCGCGCTGCACCTGGCCAACTCGATCTTCCTCGGCGACTACCTCACGACCGAGGGCCAGGCGGGCAAGGCCGACCTGGAGATGATCGCGGACGCCGGGTTCGAGGTGGAGGGCGCGGAGCAGGTCACCCTGCCCGAACACCGGGCGACTGCGGGCGGCGGCTGCGGGTCCCACGAGAGCGGCGGCTGCGGCTCCGAGGGGTCCGCGGGGTGCGGCTCGCACGAGGGCTCCGGGTGCGGCTCGCACGAGGGCGGCGGCGTCTGCGGCTCCGTCCCCGCGGCGACTGCCGCCTCCGCTGCCCCCGCCGCCGCGGCGTCGGCCGGGGAGGCCCGCACCGACCTGGTCGCCGTGCGCCGCCGCGGCGCCGGCACCGATCTCGCCCCCAATGCCTGA
- a CDS encoding helix-turn-helix domain-containing protein, producing MQHGPAVRRRKLGAELRTLRAQAGLTSGEAARLVGWHQSKVSRIETGTSGSKPADVRLLLDAYGVADPQLRELMLALAGDDAGDGRDHWWHAYRGVLPPAYRDFISLESQASAMRTLETTVVPGLLQTPEYARAVTCAAVEGLDEEQLDALVEVRLARQDVLRAQPPLELSAVLDEAVLRREVGGPEVMARQLRRLAEASRTPQVSLQVLPFTAGAHIGVTGPFVIFSFARTSDLDVVVLDHLTSSLYLERKEDLQAYAQAFNALRAHALSPGETSEYLAAVAGGA from the coding sequence ATGCAACACGGACCGGCGGTGCGCCGCCGCAAGCTGGGCGCCGAACTGCGCACTTTACGCGCCCAGGCGGGCCTCACCAGCGGTGAGGCGGCCCGGCTCGTGGGGTGGCACCAGTCCAAGGTGAGCCGTATCGAGACCGGTACCAGTGGATCGAAACCGGCCGATGTGCGGTTACTCCTCGACGCGTACGGTGTGGCCGATCCGCAACTGCGCGAGCTGATGCTGGCGTTGGCCGGCGACGACGCGGGCGACGGTCGGGACCACTGGTGGCACGCCTACCGCGGGGTGCTGCCGCCCGCCTACCGGGACTTCATCAGCCTGGAGTCCCAGGCCAGCGCGATGCGCACCCTGGAGACGACCGTGGTGCCGGGCCTGCTGCAGACGCCCGAGTACGCGCGCGCCGTGACCTGCGCGGCCGTCGAGGGCCTCGACGAGGAGCAGTTGGACGCCTTGGTGGAGGTGCGGCTGGCCCGCCAGGACGTGCTGCGTGCGCAGCCGCCGCTGGAGCTGAGCGCGGTGCTGGACGAGGCGGTGCTGCGCCGCGAGGTGGGCGGCCCCGAGGTGATGGCGCGCCAGCTGCGACGGCTGGCGGAGGCCTCCCGCACGCCGCAAGTGAGCCTTCAGGTACTGCCGTTTACCGCGGGTGCGCATATCGGAGTAACCGGCCCTTTCGTTATCTTTTCATTTGCGCGCACTTCTGATCTGGATGTGGTTGTTCTCGACCATTTGACGAGTAGCCTCTATCTCGAACGGAAAGAAGACCTCCAGGCCTACGCCCAGGCCTTCAACGCCCTTCGGGCACACGCCCTTTCGCCCGGGGAAACATCGGAATACCTCGCCGCTGTCGCCGGCGGCGCGTAA